TGGCCCCGTTCGGTAGACTCAGGAACAATGAGATGTGTAGTGATATCGGTgaacttcttcatctcaTCAACCACATCCAGGGTCTGACGAGCCAGCTCTCGAGAGGGAGCAAGACAAATGCACTGAACGGCCTTGAGATTGGGGTCCACTCGGCTCAGCATGGTCAGCGAAAAGGCTCCTGTCTTACCGGTACCAGATTGAGACTGGCCGATCATGTTGTGAGGGGGGTCGGacagcagaagaggaagagccttctcctggatcttggAGGGCTTGTTGAACTTCATGGCGTACAGACCCTTGAGCAGGTTCTCGTCCAGCCCCAGATCCTCAAATCGCTTGGCAGAGTACAGGGGTGAATTGGGGTCTGCCTGGAGATCGGCCAGCTTCACTCGCACTTCGTATTCCGTCTGGATCAAGTTGTTTTCCTCGgcatcctccttggactctTCCTTGGCGTCTTCCTTtttgtcgtcctccttggccaccttCTTATCATCTTCATtaagctcctccttgacatcCTTCTTATCATcctccttcacctcctcgaccttggcctcggtggCGGCGGCCTGgttcttttccttctgaagctccagcttctcaagcATATCGGAAACCTGGTCACTCATGTTGTTCGTGTGTTTGGTAGGTTGTGATGTGTTGGTGTGCAGTGTTCAGATGGAGGGCTAATAAGTTTGTTGGATGCATGTCAATTTGGGGCTCATTTTTTGAAAAGTCGCTGAAATAAGCTCCACACCCACTCACTCCTCAAGGTGATGTGGTGAGCATGGAAGCACTGAGAATGACTGGCAACAAGCAGAAGGTGATTGGCGAGCTCTTGGAGACAaatagtcacgtgactagtTATATTGTCATTGATGACTAATCAGCTCCAACATTTTCTTGCACGTCACTCACTCGTAATGTTACCTCCTGTGAATTAATTCGTATCATTACTGGAGTTCCTCCCAACCTTTGTCaagtgtacatactaccGTGTGAGTACAAGAGTAATTTATTGAGAAGCATGCTTCCGTAGATCCGCAAGACCAGATGTTGAAAATTAGGAACATGAATACGAAATACGACGATTTTGGAGCTCATTTCTAATTCATGTCATCAACAGTCACCCTCAACATTCTTGTTGTCATAATCACATCACCCCGGAGTAAGATCTAATACCAGAAGTTGGCTGGAGTCAACATGGACCTCGTGTCTGACGATGTCCTGTATTGTCGATCTTTGATAAGCTGTTGTAATAGTGATAGCTGCAACGGTAGACGAGAAGTGTTCACAAAGTCACATGCTAATATCAATACCACTCTGTCCGTCAAGATCACTCTGGTTCGACGTCATTCTTCAATGTCAGTATCGTACCTCGGCTCCATATGCCCACACTGGCACTCTTACGGTCCTCATGCAACAACCCTGTAACAACGTGCCTTTTCTCACGCCAGTCAATTATCTACCTCTTCGACAACACTGGCGAAACAGCGTCTTTACAGACACTCATGGAGGAGAACAGACCGCTCTCAGACCCCAGTTTCACGACCATCACGTCTGAAAAACGGACCGCAAAACGGACAACAGCATCAAGcagaggtggagatgtaAGGGGGTCACTGCGGGACCAGCCAAGGTCGGCTCAGAGACGTCCAAAGTCGACAAAAATCAAAAGAGGGACGTTTCGGAGCACCCTGAAACCACCGCCATCTTCCTGGGTCCGGATCAGGCGcttttttgtgtcgttcGTGGACTCCAACAGGAAGTTATCTCCCGGCCATCTTCCTCTACTGATTCTCGAGCTTATCCTGCTTCCCATAGTATTGCAGTTGGGACTTTTGGTGGTAGGGGTGTTAAGCGTACTAGCACTGCTTCTACTGCCTGTTTTCCTGTTGTTGCGAGCAACAGATTTCAAAGAGATCATGGCGGAGACATAGAGAAGACACACATTATTCGCATCATAAAACTACTAACATAATCAATGGACTACACAAACTATTCTATCGACTATTGTTGTCTTACCTATATCAGGCACTTCTGCCTCCAAATAGAGTTCCGCAGGTCCAAAATATCTTGACGAACATTACACCAACTTTTTCTATCACAACTAAACATCACAATGGTGAGTATTTGGATGAGCGGGAGGAGTGATGGAGCGAGTTGCAGACAAAGAGACATTAACGAATGCGTTTATATCCTCTTATGGCTCTGAAAACTCACGATTCAACCCTTTGCTTCTACTTTTGAAGGTCTTCTCTAACTCAGTCTATCGCCACAGTCGCACAAGCAAAAGATGTGCGGGGCCTCAATCTGGTGGCCGCACACTCACACATCACCggtctgggtctggagCCCAATTCGCTGACTCCCAAGGAAAACGCCCAGGGAATGGTGGGCCAGGTCAAGGCTcgaagagcagcagcagtggtGCTTCAGATGATTAAGGACGGCAAGATTGCCGGTCGGTCTGTGCTTCTCGCCGGTCCTCCTTCCACCGGAAAGACCGCCATTGCCATGGGTATTTCTCAGTCTCTTGGCTCTGATGTTCCTTTCACTTCTTTGGCTGGTTCCGAAATCTACTCTCTGGAGCTGTCCAAGACTGAGGCTCTCAACCAGGCCTTCCGAAAGTCCATTGGCGTGCGAATCAAGGAGACCACAGACATCATCGAgggagaggtggtggagatcCAAATCGACCGAAGTCTGAGTGGAGGACACAAGCAGGGTAAGCTGACCATCAAAACAACAGACATGGAGACTATCTATGACCTGGGACACAAGATGATCGACTCGCTGAGCAACGAAAAGGTGACTGCCGGCGACGTCATTTCCATCGACAAGGCATCTGGCCGAATCACCAAGCTCGGACGATCTTTTGCTCGAGCTCGAGACTACGATGCTCTGGGAGCTGACACCAAGTTTGTGCAGTGTCCCGAGGGCGAGCTGCAGCAGCGAAAGGAGGTGATCCACACTGTATCCCTGCACGAGATCGATGTCATCAACTCTCGATCCCAGGGATTCCTGGCTCTGTTTTCTGGAGATACCGGAGAGATCCGACCTGAGGTGCGAGAGCAGATCAACACCAAGGTTGCCGAGTGGAAGGAAGAGGGTAAGGCCGAGATTGTGCCTGGTGTCCTGTTCATTGATGAGGTCCACATGCTCGACATGGAGTGTTTCTCGTTCATCAACAGAGCTCTGGAGGACGATATGGCTCCCATTGTCATCATGGCCACCAATCGAGGTCAGTCTACCACCAGAGGAACCGACTACAAGTCTCCTCACGGACTGCCCGTCGATCTCCTCGATCGAGTCATTATTATCCCCACTTCTCCCTACTCCCCTGACGAGGTGAAGCAGATTCTGCAGATCCGAGccaacgaggaggaggttgaaCTGAGCcccgaggctctggagattcTGACTTCCATCGGAGCCGATACCTCTCTCCGATACGGATCCAACCTGATTTCTGTGTCTCACATGCTGGCCCAGAAGCGAAAGGCCAGCAGTGTGGGCTTAGAGGACGTGAAGCGAGCATACTCTCTGTTTTTGGATACCGCTCGATCCGTGCAGTTTCTGTCTTCTTCTAACAACTACGTTGGTGAGGACGGAACCGCTAAGCTGGGTGAGCGAGAGAAGGATGCCATGGACACCTCGGCTTAAGGGTATAGGTAgatgtatgtattgtattgaTATATTTAATTAGAGCTTGTGTTGTAGCCCTAAAGATATTCACAGTAGAACATGCGTTctatactgtagttacaGTTCATcttggtacagtatgtacagtatgtacagatAGATTATAATAAGTGGACATTTGCGTATAATATCGGATTATGAGGGAAGGTATAGCGTACCTTCTCTCATATCGTACCGACCTCTCTCTACTCCTATTAACTACCAACCCACAACCTTTGTGCTTGCGGTTCCTTCAATCGTTCATCTAATTATTGTTAATATATATCTGACTAACCAGAGCCCTTGGTGTTGAGAATCAGGGCGATAATCATACCGTAGAGACCCAACACTTCAGCGAAAATGAGAATCAGCACAATGCCGACAAACAGACGGGGCTGCAGCATGAAGTTTCGCACACCCTCGTCACCGACAATACCAATGGCGTAACCCGAGGCCAGGGCAGCGAAGCCTACCGAGAGACCACAGGCCAGATGCATGAAGCCGTTGAACAACGAGTAGTTTTCTGTGGGGGACAGCGAGCCGGCAATCAGTACAGACACCACGAGGCCGTAAACGGACAGAATACCACTCATGACGACGGGAATGAGAGACTTCATGATCAATTCAGGCTTGAACACACCGATACCGGCAATACCGATACCGGACTTGGCGGTTCCAATAGCGGCTCCGGCAGAGGACAGCACCATTGCTGCGCAgcatctgtgttagtaggAATGACGGAAAGGACCGAATGATTATGGGAGGAGTGGTAACAATATGAGAAGAAATACTTGCAACTTATGATAAAAGACGCTGGTGAAAACTTGACTGGAGCAGTCATTGATTACCCTCATACCCTCATAGGCTGAATACGACCTATCCTTGTACCTATCTGGCATGATAGAGCAGCAGTTGTAAGACAAAGGGGCATATCGTGTCACCAAACTGTCTTGCGATATCAACACAGTCCTATCCATGAATGAAAAAAGTCTCTGTTTTGACTTCATGGTGCATCCCTTCACACGGGCTTCACAATTGTCATaatgttgctgttgttgttgtcgttgcCGTTGTCGTTGCCGTTGTCGTAGCCATTATCATGACATGTGGTAGTCATTGACAAATGAGAGCACTGGTCTCATCAGAAACAAAACCACCACTCACAAGAGCCATCTCTACCTGGTTCAATTTCTTCACCGTTATTCCCAATATCGTCCATCATCGTCACCCTCACTAGTCGACGTGTGTCATCAACTAGTGGAGGGATAGTACCCCATAACAACTCACCCTGCAAAACCGAAGAACGGCGCATAATTCGGAGCATAGACATCCGATTCAGACCTGAGTTAGCGGCGTTCGAGCCGTGCGCATCCCCCTCCAAGAAAGCCCTACTcacattgtgtgtgttgtcGATGAGTGACGGAGATGCAAAGTGAATTAAGTTCGAACACCCAACCTGGTGCTGCGTGGTGATACTATCGTGCAAGTATGCACACTTCATCGGTGATGGAATGTCAGGGGCGAGTACACTGTATACCTATACCTATTACTAGCCAATTTGTGAATTGAACATATGAAATTTGTTTACGCGAGCTCATGTCTCTTATCAAGGAAGATTGTTAACGCAGAACGTCTTGGTTGTATAAGCTGACTAAGCATGTTAGAAAGTGGTCTTGTATGATTAGGAGCAGTGATAGAGATCTGAATTGGTATCCATAAGTGATATCACAATCGTGTAGCATCTTTTTTTATATCCATTTTCATTGTAAAATGCCCAATGCTACGAAAAGAGAATCTTGAAAAGCGTGCCATTCAAGGTGAGGTTATAGCGACAACATAATACCCTGCTGAACTACTGGAACCGAGATGGTCCATATACGCCTCTTGGGATAGCCAATAAATAAACATCAATGGTATTATACGCAACGGGCTTCAGTTATCCGCTTGTTTATCACACTCATGCatactcctcctcatcagtGTGTACCGACATTGACTCGGTCCTTCAACACATGGCCCATACCTCGACACTTGAAACATCTGTTGGAATGGTACCAATCTCTCAGAACCGTAGGGTTTCTGTTTTGAACATCTTCCCGCTTCGTGGCTCAAGTTTTTGTTGGCTGAACGAACTCGCTTCAGCTGTCTTACCTTGTTCCGCCAGTACTGCTGATCTGGCTTCTGCACATTCGTCCAATAACTCGTCTCCTTGCCTTAGGTCTAACCGCTGAATAGCCTGTCAAGCTATATCTGACTTCAAGTAGTCGAACAGACTCTCAGACGAATCTGCTGCATGTCCGTCTTGTCCTCCGAGAATCCATAACCAGGTGTAGACGGTGAGATATGAATGCAAGTCCTGGAATCGACGTGGCCTGAGGTTAGACTGCTCAACTATGGCAACTCGGCAGTAATTGGTGCCGTACAACTTCTAAAGCACCTGGTACCGTCATTGGAACAACGACTCTCGGCGCTCGTCCATGGTAGTTCCTTGAAAAGGTTCTCCGCACACTTGAAAGCTTCCACTTAGAAGCGAAACCGTCCACCGCCATATTCGCACGTTTTTCATAGTCATTGAGAATCTTCAGGAAACCCCACTTTTCTGTAAACGGTGGTACATTATCCCCACTGAAGTTGTATTTCTCCAGGGTCTCCTGCTGTTTCTTAGTGAACTCTTGTTTCAGCAGGTTATCCTTCAACCCATACAGCCTTGAGCCATTGGACCTTCACAAGGCTCTGTCCATGAactccccctccccccaaCTATCCAGAGTCGATGTGTCCAATATCAGGTTCCAGAAATGATTTCTTTTCAATTTAGTCTTCACTTGGCGTTTCTGAAAGAGTCAATTCGGCGTCGGCTCCGTCGGCTCGGGTCTTTGTCAGGTTTCCATGCTGGTTACCTTCTCCTGTAATGACTTGAGTTGGTCCATCATGACCTACATCACCGATCTCTCCTCCGCATC
This genomic interval from Yarrowia lipolytica chromosome 1E, complete sequence contains the following:
- a CDS encoding uncharacterized protein (Compare to YALI0E31449g, similar to uniprot|Q12464 Saccharomyces cerevisiae YPL235W RVB2 RUVB-like protein) — translated: MSIATVAQAKDVRGLNLVAAHSHITGLGLEPNSLTPKENAQGMVGQVKARRAAAVVLQMIKDGKIAGRSVLLAGPPSTGKTAIAMGISQSLGSDVPFTSLAGSEIYSLELSKTEALNQAFRKSIGVRIKETTDIIEGEVVEIQIDRSLSGGHKQGKLTIKTTDMETIYDLGHKMIDSLSNEKVTAGDVISIDKASGRITKLGRSFARARDYDALGADTKFVQCPEGELQQRKEVIHTVSLHEIDVINSRSQGFLALFSGDTGEIRPEVREQINTKVAEWKEEGKAEIVPGVLFIDEVHMLDMECFSFINRALEDDMAPIVIMATNRGQSTTRGTDYKSPHGLPVDLLDRVIIIPTSPYSPDEVKQILQIRANEEEVELSPEALEILTSIGADTSLRYGSNLISVSHMLAQKRKASSVGLEDVKRAYSLFLDTARSVQFLSSSNNYVGEDGTAKLGEREKDAMDTSA
- a CDS encoding uncharacterized protein (Truncated form of YALI0E31471g, highly similar to uniprot|P32842 Saccharomyces cerevisiae YPL234c TFP3 H+-ATPase V0 domain 17 KD subunit vacuolar), translating into MVLSSAGAAIGTAKSGIGIAGIGVFKPELIMKSLIPVVMSGILSVYGLVVSVLIAGSLSPTENYSLFNGFMHLACGLSVGFAALASGYAIGIVGDEGVRNFMLQPRLFVGIVLILIFAEVLGLYGMIIALILNTKGSG